The window CCGACGTCCATCGCCTCGCCGATGGCGATGATCTGGGCCCCGATGTACGACATCAGGAAGACGACGATCGTCACGGTGCCGACGAGTCGGATCACCGGGCCCAGCCGGTGGTCGTCGAACGTGGACGCGAGGTGGTCGACGACGGTCTGACTCCCCAGCGCCTCGGAGGTTCGTCGGAATCGGGGAGCGACGAACCGGTAGAGAAACAGCACGATCAGGACCATCGTGATCGAGAACCAGAGGCCGCTCATCCCGACCGTGAAGCCGATACCGACCCACGCGAAGAACGTCCATCCGCTGGCGACCGCCGTCACCTCGGAGATCGCGATCGGGACTGTGCCGACGTCCCGATCCGCGAGCATGTAATCCGACAGCCGCTTCGTCTCCGTGGTGAAGAAGAAGTACAGCCCGATCGACAGCAGTACCAAGACGAACAGTCCGAACGTCGCCTGTAGCTGTGTCTCTGACATGTTATTGCTTGCCAAGGACGGTTACGCGCCCGTCTCCGCGCTGGTGGTCGATCCTGTACAACAGGTACGTGACGATCGGAACGAGCACCATCACGAGGATCGCGACGGCCGTTCCGACCGGTAATCCTCCTAGCGACGTCATAACACATCGCGGAATAGAATTGTTCTACTATATGTGATTTTCGAACATCGATCGAAAAAATTCGTGATATTACACGTTCAGGGACGGACGGCGAAGAAAACAGCGTTAATGAACGCTGTCACCGACGCTTCCGCAGCTACTGTCGTGCCCACTCGAGCATCCGTTCGTACACGGGGTCGGTCTCGAGCGCCGCGGGATCGCCGACGAGCACCAGCGCCCGCTTGGGCCGGGTCAGCGCGACGTTGATCCGGCGGTAGTCCTCGAAGATCGGTCCCTCGAGCGACCCGGTCGCGGTGAAGGAGACGACGATGACCTCCTGGCTCGAGCCCTGGAAGCGGTCGACGGTGTCGACGGCGACGTCGTCGGGGACACGTTTCGAAATCTCCGAGACCTGCGCCCGGAAGGGGGCGATGACCCCGATCTCGGAGCGCTCGAGCCCGGCGGCCTCGTAGGCGTCGATCAGGTCGGCGATCCGGGCGGCCTCCTCGCCGTCCGTGTAGCGGCCGCCGTCGCCCTCGACGCCGACGAACGAGACGGGGTCCTGCAAGTTCTCTGGTAAGTCCGCGCGGGCGACATCCTCGAGGTCGTCCAGGGTCCGCGCGGCGACCTCCGGTTCGGCGGGCCGGAGCTTCCCGTCGTAGAACTCCTGCGAGGCGAACGCCTGGATGCGCTGGTTCATCCGGTACTGGCGGTCGAGCATGACCCCGGCTTCGGGGTGGAGGTCGACGAGCCGTTCGAACAGCGACTCCGTGAGGTCGTTCTCTGCACGGACGACCGGCGGGAGCTGTTCGTGGTCGCCGACGAGGACGAACCGCTCCGCGAGGTTGATCGCCGCACAGGTGCCGGGCTCGGTCAGTTGAGCGGCCTCGTCGACCAGCGCGACATCGAACGACTGCTCTTTCATCACCCGCGAGCCGCAGGTCGCGGTCGTCGCCGCCACCACCTGCGCGTTCTGCAGTTCCGCGAGTCGATCCTCGGGGTCGCCGGCTCGCTCGAGGCGATACGGCTCCATGTCCTCGCGGACGCCGCTCTCGGAGCCGACGCGGACGATCCGATCCTCGTCGATCACGTCCTCGAGTCCCTCGAGCAAGGCCTCGAGGACGTTGTCGACGGCGCGATTGGTGAAGGCCGACAGCAGGACGCGCTCGCCGCGCTCGACCATCGCGCGGACGGCGCGGGCGATGGTGTAGGTCTTGCCGGTGCCCGGCGGCCCGTGGATCAGCGCGACGTCCTCGGCCCCGACGGCCATCCGGACGGCCTCGTTCTGTGCGTCGTTGTTGCCGATGAACGTCTCGTCGGGCAGGTCGAATTCGGGTTCTTCGCGGCCGAACAGCACGTCTTTCCGTCGGTCGTCCCCTTTCAGGAGGAAGTCGTGCAGGGCAGCGAGCAGCCGGTCGGTCGTGAGTTCGGAGGGATAGACGTCCAACCGAGTGACCTCGACCGGCTCGTCCGCGGTCAGGACGATTTCGTCTCCCAATCGCTCGATCCGCGCCAGTTCCGAACTCCCTCGAACCGGATCGCCGTCGCTCGCCAGCACCAGGTCCCCTTCGCGAAGTTTCGAGGTCGCGCCGCTTTGCCGACGGGCGCGAAGCTCCCACCGCCCCTCCGAGAGTTCCCGCATCTCCGTGAACTCGAGGTCGATCAGCGCGCGGTCGTCGTCGGCCCGTTCCTCGGGGTCTTGCTCCCAGAGTTTGGCGTACTCGCGGTGGACCTCCCGACGCTCCTCCTCGATCGCGCGGTAGAACCGCTCGAAGTACTCGCGCTCGTCTTCGGGCAAGGCCTGGCCGATCTGCCCGGCTTTCGACTCCTGGTCGAGTCGGCCCGAGACGACCATGCAGGTGTCCTGCTCGAAGCAGTACTCGCACTTGGCGTCGCCCTCGTACCCCGTCGGCACGTCGCCGCCCGTCTCCATCGCGGCGATCTCGTTTCGCAGGCGGACGACGAACTTTAGAAGGCCATCGCCCATCGAGAAGTCCTTCGCGGGGGTGAGATCGCCGGTCTCCTCGTTGCGATCCAGCGCCGAGTTCTTCGTGTACAGCAGGGTCCCGGTATCGACGTCGCCCCCGTGTTCCTCGAGCAGGAGTGCGTAGCAGGCGGCCTGGACCTTGTCCTTGAACCGGGGTTCCTTCTTGAGGTTCTTGCCGGTCTTCAACTCGACCGGCGCGCCCCGGCGGATGGCGTCGGCCCGGCCGCGGATGCCGAAGGTTTCGCTGATCAGGAGTTGTTCCGACCGCCAGCTCCCCTCCGCGGGTGAGAACGCCCGCTCCGGGTTGTCGGCGGCTGTCGCCACCCCATCCTCCTCCGTCAGCCGGCCCTGCTCGAGCCAGCCCTCGATCGCCGCGGCGTTCTCCCGGACGTCGTCGGCGACGGCGTCGGCGGACTCGCCGAGCAGGCCGAGTTCGAGGCCGTGTTCCTCGACGCGGGCCTCGATGGCCTCCTCGAGGTCCCGGCCCCGCAGGAGGTCGCCGAACACCTCGTGGACGATAGTCCCTTTCACGACGGGGTAGTTCAGCGGGATCCCCGAGAGCTTGTTCAGGTAATAGAGGCGGGGACACTCCACCCAGTTGCGGATCGCCGTCACGTTCACGAGGAAACTCGGCTCGACGACGACGTAGGAGTCGCCGGTCGTCGCGTACTGGATCTCGCCGCGGTACTCCTCACGCTTGGCGTTCGTGACGAGCAGTTCCATCCCCGGCTCGAGGAGTTCTGCCGACTCGGTCCACTTGTTCCACAGCGTGACCGTGGTCTCGGCTGTACCGGGCCGTTCGGTCGGCTCGTTCTCGCCCTGTTCCGGGGTGGCTGCCGCGTGTTCGTTCCCGTCCTCGTCGTCCTCGACCCCTTCGACCCCCTCGACCCCCTCGACTCCCTCGAGGCGAAGCGGTACCTCGGCGAGGTCGCTCTCGCCGTACGTCGTCGACACCGAGCGAACCTCGACCTCGCCCGCGACGGTTCCGCGTACGTGCACGGCTACTCGTCACGGGCGACCGATCAAAAACGCTATCGGTCCCGGCTCGTCGCCCGGATCCGGTCGTAAGCAACCATTACCGACCGAACCGGTCCGGGACGGATCGAAACGGTCGCGACTCCTTTTTGAATTACGGCCGAACCACCGGGTGCCATGAGTGATCCGAACCGCGACGACCGGGGAACGGACTCGGAGCCCGGCGTCGACGATCCGAGCGGCCCGACGCCGGCCGAAACCGATTCCGGGACGGGAGCCGCCTCCGGCGAGCGGACCGGCCAGGGCGGTCACGCTCCCCGCGACGACGGCGCGGCACTCGCCAACGAGGAGCGCCGTCGGAACACGTCAGTCGTCAGCGGGATCGTCGCCGTGCTCGGCCTGTGGGCCGCCGCGTCCGTCCTGATCTACGACGTCGGCAGCGAGATTCTCTGGAACAACGGTCTCGTTGGCGCGGTCGTCTTCGTCGCCGCGGGCTACAATTACTACCGGCTCTCGAACGACGTGCCGCTGAGCGTCGGCGTCGCGTCCCTCGTCGCAGTGCTCGGGATCTGGCTGATCATCTCGGCGGCGCTACTCGAGATGATCGGCGGCATGTTCTGGAGCACGATCGTCACCGGGCTGTTGATCGCGGGACTCGCCGGGTACAACGCCTACGAGGCTCGAGAGGCGCGGACCGTGACGACGGAACCGGAGGCGCGAACGTAGCGAGTGCTGCGGCTGCGGGCGATTTCTACGCAGCGGCTTCCATCCCCGGGGCCGGGTCACGAAAGCGCAGGGTCCCGAGTCGAGCGGCCGAACGGCGAGGTCAGTCCGAGCTCTCGAGGTCCGCGTCGGAAACGACCTCGCGCTCGAGTTCGCGCAGACGGTGTTCGGCGGCATGGTGGCCGGTCGCGACGGCAGCAAACGTCAGCATAACGGCGGCGAAACCCAGTGATACGACCGGCGAGACGCCGTTGACGTAGCTGTTGAGCAGTTGTCCGACCGCGAGCGCGGCCGGTCCCAGCGTCAGGAGCGCGCTCTTTGCCGGTGCGGCGCGAAACAGTTCGATCAGCGGGAGTGGTTGGCGGACGGACATTGGAAACGATCGGTTACCGAGTACCGCTTACGATCCCTGTCGACGGAGCGGTCGTATTCCTTTTGGTTCGCCCACGTTCCGGGCGCGGAGACGGTCACCACGAGCGA of the Halobiforma lacisalsi AJ5 genome contains:
- a CDS encoding SPW repeat domain-containing protein, coding for MSDPNRDDRGTDSEPGVDDPSGPTPAETDSGTGAASGERTGQGGHAPRDDGAALANEERRRNTSVVSGIVAVLGLWAAASVLIYDVGSEILWNNGLVGAVVFVAAGYNYYRLSNDVPLSVGVASLVAVLGIWLIISAALLEMIGGMFWSTIVTGLLIAGLAGYNAYEAREARTVTTEPEART
- a CDS encoding AAA domain-containing protein, giving the protein MHVRGTVAGEVEVRSVSTTYGESDLAEVPLRLEGVEGVEGVEGVEDDEDGNEHAAATPEQGENEPTERPGTAETTVTLWNKWTESAELLEPGMELLVTNAKREEYRGEIQYATTGDSYVVVEPSFLVNVTAIRNWVECPRLYYLNKLSGIPLNYPVVKGTIVHEVFGDLLRGRDLEEAIEARVEEHGLELGLLGESADAVADDVRENAAAIEGWLEQGRLTEEDGVATAADNPERAFSPAEGSWRSEQLLISETFGIRGRADAIRRGAPVELKTGKNLKKEPRFKDKVQAACYALLLEEHGGDVDTGTLLYTKNSALDRNEETGDLTPAKDFSMGDGLLKFVVRLRNEIAAMETGGDVPTGYEGDAKCEYCFEQDTCMVVSGRLDQESKAGQIGQALPEDEREYFERFYRAIEEERREVHREYAKLWEQDPEERADDDRALIDLEFTEMRELSEGRWELRARRQSGATSKLREGDLVLASDGDPVRGSSELARIERLGDEIVLTADEPVEVTRLDVYPSELTTDRLLAALHDFLLKGDDRRKDVLFGREEPEFDLPDETFIGNNDAQNEAVRMAVGAEDVALIHGPPGTGKTYTIARAVRAMVERGERVLLSAFTNRAVDNVLEALLEGLEDVIDEDRIVRVGSESGVREDMEPYRLERAGDPEDRLAELQNAQVVAATTATCGSRVMKEQSFDVALVDEAAQLTEPGTCAAINLAERFVLVGDHEQLPPVVRAENDLTESLFERLVDLHPEAGVMLDRQYRMNQRIQAFASQEFYDGKLRPAEPEVAARTLDDLEDVARADLPENLQDPVSFVGVEGDGGRYTDGEEAARIADLIDAYEAAGLERSEIGVIAPFRAQVSEISKRVPDDVAVDTVDRFQGSSQEVIVVSFTATGSLEGPIFEDYRRINVALTRPKRALVLVGDPAALETDPVYERMLEWARQ